A genomic segment from Opitutales bacterium encodes:
- a CDS encoding glycogen/starch/alpha-glucan phosphorylase, with protein MPKAPRKKAASKRSATKNSRNVVAELDSSVKGIQQSIANHLRFTLARDIKTASKREWYLALTFAVRERMLENYIQTQERHNGQNVRRAYYLSMEYLMGRLLSNNLHNVGIFNDTREALKNLGVDIEELIAEEHDMGLGNGGLGRLAACFLDSIASLNLPAIGYGIHYEFGLFRQRFNNGYQIEGPDNWREFGDPWEICRPQYMVDVKIYGRVSHKHDAKGDYSPEWVDVTTVRALPFDVPIVGYGAKTVNFLRLWEAKASESFNLETFNQGGYVEAVRDKATSETISKVLYPNDSTASGKELRLVQEYFFVSASLQDIIRRHFRSNNGWDSFPEKVAIQLNDTHPAVAVAELMRLLVDEHAYSWDPAWDLVRKTFAYTNHTLLPEALEKWSVPLFEKVLPRHMEIIFELNRRFLEDEVEARWPGSGAMKSRLSLIEEGNPKQVRMAYLSVIGSHTVNGVAALHTQLLKKDLFHDFDTLYPGKFQNKTNGITPRRWLLACNERLSDLITSKIGEDWPRDLDQLRQIAEYADEASFQKAFMAVKRANKVRLADYVEEHMGLTISPDAMFDVQIKRLHEYKRQHLNLLHILTLYRDILHNPDGDFTPRVFIFAAKAAPGYDLAKNILRAINKVGEVINNDTRVGDKLKIVFPENYSVSLAEIIIPAADVSEQISTAGKEASGTGNMKLALNGAVTIGTLDGANVEIREEVGDENIFIFGLRVEEVQALKAQGYNPWKYYHANANLKSAIDWLASGHFTPGEVGAFDTFIKSLLEDGDPFLVLADYQDYCATQTRVGEAFKDPSEWARMAILNTARVGKFSSDRTISEYAKEIWNLEPCE; from the coding sequence ATGCCGAAAGCGCCTAGGAAAAAAGCAGCTTCTAAGCGAAGCGCCACCAAGAATTCTCGTAATGTCGTCGCTGAACTGGATAGCAGCGTAAAGGGCATTCAACAGTCCATCGCCAATCATCTTAGGTTTACCCTCGCGCGGGACATTAAGACCGCCTCTAAGCGCGAGTGGTATTTGGCCCTAACATTCGCGGTAAGAGAGCGGATGCTGGAAAACTACATCCAGACACAAGAGCGCCATAATGGCCAGAATGTCCGACGAGCTTACTACCTGTCCATGGAGTATCTTATGGGCCGCCTGCTTTCCAACAACCTTCACAATGTCGGCATCTTCAATGATACGCGTGAGGCTCTTAAAAATCTTGGTGTGGATATCGAAGAACTGATCGCAGAGGAGCATGACATGGGATTGGGCAACGGGGGTCTCGGACGTCTCGCAGCCTGTTTTCTGGATTCGATTGCGAGCCTGAACCTTCCGGCTATTGGCTATGGGATCCACTATGAATTTGGCCTGTTTCGGCAACGATTCAATAACGGCTATCAGATCGAAGGTCCAGATAACTGGCGTGAGTTTGGCGATCCGTGGGAGATATGCCGACCGCAGTATATGGTCGACGTAAAGATCTACGGTAGGGTAAGCCATAAACACGATGCCAAGGGAGACTATTCTCCAGAGTGGGTGGACGTGACCACCGTGCGTGCCCTACCGTTTGATGTTCCCATCGTTGGTTACGGTGCAAAAACCGTGAATTTCCTCCGCCTCTGGGAAGCAAAAGCATCAGAGAGCTTCAACTTGGAGACATTCAACCAAGGCGGATATGTGGAAGCGGTGCGCGATAAGGCGACAAGCGAAACAATTTCGAAAGTTCTGTATCCCAATGATTCTACTGCCTCTGGGAAAGAGCTGCGCTTGGTTCAGGAGTATTTCTTCGTCAGCGCCTCGCTCCAAGATATCATCCGTCGCCATTTCCGCAGTAACAACGGTTGGGACAGCTTCCCTGAAAAGGTAGCTATCCAACTCAACGACACGCACCCGGCGGTCGCCGTTGCGGAGCTCATGCGTCTGCTTGTGGATGAGCATGCCTATTCTTGGGATCCGGCATGGGACCTGGTTAGAAAAACCTTCGCCTATACCAATCATACGCTACTTCCCGAAGCATTGGAAAAGTGGAGTGTGCCCCTCTTTGAGAAAGTATTGCCCCGCCACATGGAGATCATTTTTGAGCTGAATCGCCGCTTTCTCGAAGATGAGGTCGAGGCTCGTTGGCCCGGCAGTGGCGCAATGAAAAGCAGGCTTTCGCTCATTGAAGAAGGCAACCCCAAGCAAGTGCGGATGGCCTATCTATCCGTTATTGGTAGCCACACGGTAAATGGCGTGGCAGCGCTACACACGCAGCTGCTCAAAAAAGATCTCTTCCATGATTTCGACACACTCTATCCGGGCAAATTCCAAAACAAAACAAACGGCATCACCCCGCGCCGTTGGTTATTAGCGTGTAATGAAAGGCTGTCAGATCTGATTACCTCAAAGATCGGAGAGGATTGGCCGCGTGATTTAGATCAGCTTCGGCAAATCGCCGAATACGCCGATGAGGCATCGTTTCAAAAGGCGTTTATGGCAGTCAAACGCGCCAATAAAGTCCGTCTTGCCGACTACGTCGAAGAGCACATGGGATTGACGATCAGTCCCGATGCTATGTTCGACGTGCAGATCAAGCGTCTCCATGAATACAAGCGACAGCACCTGAATCTGCTGCACATATTGACGCTCTATCGCGACATTTTACACAATCCTGACGGTGACTTCACGCCGCGTGTATTCATTTTTGCTGCAAAAGCCGCACCTGGATACGATTTGGCGAAAAATATTCTTCGAGCCATTAATAAGGTGGGCGAGGTCATTAACAACGACACGCGAGTGGGGGATAAGCTAAAAATTGTTTTCCCGGAAAACTATAGTGTCTCCTTGGCCGAGATCATCATTCCGGCTGCCGATGTATCCGAGCAGATCTCAACTGCAGGGAAAGAAGCTTCGGGCACGGGTAACATGAAACTCGCTTTAAATGGCGCAGTGACAATTGGTACGCTTGATGGCGCCAACGTCGAAATCCGCGAAGAAGTGGGCGACGAGAACATCTTTATTTTTGGACTACGCGTCGAAGAAGTCCAGGCACTCAAAGCTCAAGGTTACAATCCGTGGAAATATTACCACGCAAATGCAAATCTCAAATCGGCAATCGATTGGCTAGCTAGCGGCCATTTTACTCCGGGAGAAGTCGGGGCGTTTGATACCTTTATCAAGAGCCTGTTAGAAGATGGTGACCCGTTCTTGGTGCTTGCCGACTATCAGGATTATTGCGCCACCCAGACTCGTGTGGGCGAGGCATTCAAAGATCCGTCGGAATGGG